From one Leifsonia sp. 1010 genomic stretch:
- a CDS encoding UvrD-helicase domain-containing protein: MTLALPSLFALDAHPAKAAPELIDDDARHFARIEARLAAERAEVDGRLAVLLATPGGNGQEAYEREVEIVRLNRRARLLRRFGADLCIGRVVADTGTIYIGRVGLADSDGERLLVDWRTPAAEPFFGATLAHPMGLTSRRRYRWTDRRVTDYWDETFTETAASSPAALDDQSAFIASLGASRTPRMRDVLGTIQADQDAIIRADGQGTLVVDGGPGTGKTVVALHRAAYLLYSDPRLQSGHGGVLFVGPSHAYTDYVADILPGLGEEGVRTCTLTDLVPEGAEAVPEADRRVALLKGDGRMPEAVEAAISLSERPPSRPTVLYTPWGELRVGPREWAEALAAADPTAPHNDARAEIWEALLDILVDLVSTRNGESDAGSHGRWSAEGWGDAGLDDAGWDDAGWDDAASSRDDDAPRWGFDDEEEFDAYGLAGGRTDADAIRRTLTDGTDLPAMVDAVWPLLDPAAIVRRLWSSPALLLRCAPWLTTDEAALLQRSPSDPWTLSDLPLLDAALQRAGDPERDRRRRAEAARAAADRAVMDDVIHDLIATDDSDLKTMSMLRGQDLRAALDTYTGPAASSTELLAGPFAHIIVDEAQELTPAEWAMVTRRVPSHSLTVVGDRAQARHGFRESWTERLAGVGLPDATVATLSVNYRTPVAVMEQAAPVIRAVLPDANVPTSIRDNGIPVRHARASDRDRILRAWLGVHAEGTACVIGDDSFAGMPRVRSLSAVEAKGLEFDLVLLAEPGARPGGALLDRPAVIESAVDRYVAMTRTTGELVILDASDY; encoded by the coding sequence ATGACCCTTGCCCTCCCGTCCCTGTTCGCCCTCGACGCCCATCCCGCCAAGGCCGCACCCGAGCTGATCGATGACGATGCACGTCACTTCGCTCGGATCGAGGCGCGTCTGGCAGCCGAGCGCGCGGAGGTCGACGGCCGCCTCGCCGTGCTGCTGGCGACACCCGGCGGCAACGGGCAGGAGGCGTACGAGCGGGAGGTGGAGATCGTCCGGCTGAACCGGCGCGCACGGCTGCTGCGCCGGTTCGGGGCGGACCTCTGCATCGGGCGGGTGGTGGCCGACACGGGAACGATCTACATCGGTCGCGTCGGCTTGGCGGACTCGGACGGCGAGCGGCTCCTGGTCGACTGGCGCACCCCGGCGGCCGAGCCGTTCTTCGGTGCAACGCTCGCGCATCCGATGGGGCTGACCTCTCGGCGCCGCTATCGCTGGACCGACCGCCGCGTGACGGACTATTGGGACGAGACGTTCACCGAGACGGCCGCCTCCTCCCCTGCCGCGCTCGACGACCAGTCCGCGTTCATCGCCAGCCTCGGTGCGAGCCGGACTCCCCGGATGCGGGATGTGCTGGGCACCATCCAAGCGGACCAGGATGCGATCATCCGCGCCGACGGCCAGGGCACCCTGGTCGTCGACGGCGGCCCGGGCACAGGGAAGACGGTGGTCGCGCTGCACCGCGCCGCCTACCTCCTGTACTCCGACCCGCGCCTGCAGAGCGGGCACGGGGGCGTACTGTTCGTCGGACCGTCGCACGCGTACACCGACTACGTCGCCGACATCCTGCCGGGGCTCGGTGAGGAGGGCGTGCGCACCTGCACGCTCACCGACCTGGTTCCGGAGGGCGCGGAGGCCGTGCCCGAGGCGGACCGCCGCGTCGCGCTGCTCAAGGGCGACGGTCGGATGCCCGAGGCCGTGGAGGCCGCCATCAGCCTGTCCGAGCGGCCGCCGTCGCGCCCGACCGTGCTCTACACCCCGTGGGGCGAGCTCCGCGTCGGCCCGCGGGAGTGGGCCGAGGCGCTCGCCGCGGCAGACCCGACCGCGCCGCATAACGACGCGCGGGCGGAGATCTGGGAGGCCCTGCTCGACATCCTGGTCGATCTCGTCTCGACGCGGAACGGCGAGAGTGACGCAGGGAGTCACGGCCGGTGGAGCGCCGAAGGGTGGGGCGACGCGGGATTGGATGACGCGGGATGGGATGACGCGGGATGGGATGACGCAGCGTCCTCTCGTGACGACGACGCCCCGCGCTGGGGGTTCGACGACGAGGAGGAGTTCGACGCCTACGGGCTCGCCGGCGGAAGGACGGACGCCGACGCGATCCGTCGCACGCTGACCGACGGCACCGACCTGCCCGCGATGGTCGACGCGGTGTGGCCGCTCCTCGACCCGGCCGCGATCGTCCGGAGGTTGTGGAGCTCGCCCGCTCTGCTGCTGCGCTGTGCGCCGTGGCTGACCACCGACGAGGCGGCGCTGCTCCAGCGATCGCCGTCCGACCCGTGGACCCTCTCCGACCTTCCGTTGCTCGACGCGGCCCTGCAGCGCGCGGGCGACCCCGAGCGGGATCGTCGCCGCCGCGCGGAAGCAGCGCGTGCCGCCGCCGACCGGGCCGTGATGGACGACGTCATCCACGACCTCATCGCGACGGACGACTCCGACCTCAAGACGATGTCGATGCTGCGAGGCCAGGACCTCCGGGCTGCACTGGACACGTACACCGGCCCGGCCGCGTCATCCACCGAGCTGCTCGCCGGCCCGTTCGCGCACATCATCGTGGACGAGGCGCAGGAGTTGACGCCGGCGGAGTGGGCGATGGTCACCCGGCGCGTTCCGTCGCACAGCCTGACGGTCGTCGGCGACCGCGCGCAGGCACGGCACGGCTTCCGGGAGAGCTGGACCGAGCGCCTCGCCGGGGTCGGGCTGCCGGACGCGACGGTGGCGACGCTGTCCGTCAATTACCGGACACCGGTCGCCGTCATGGAGCAGGCGGCGCCGGTGATCCGCGCCGTCCTGCCCGACGCAAACGTGCCGACGTCTATCCGCGACAACGGCATCCCGGTGCGGCATGCGCGGGCTTCCGACCGCGACCGCATCCTCCGCGCCTGGCTGGGTGTCCACGCCGAGGGCACCGCCTGCGTGATCGGCGACGATTCGTTCGCGGGCATGCCGCGTGTCCGCTCTCTCAGCGCCGTCGAGGCGAAGGGGCTCGAATTCGACCTCGTGCTCCTCGCGGAACCCGGTGCACGTCCCGGCGGCGCCCTGCTCGATCGCCCGGCAGTCATCGAGTCGGCGGTCGACCGCTACGTCGCCATGACCCGCACGACCGGCGAACTGGTCATCCTCGACGCGTCCGACTACTGA
- a CDS encoding dihydrofolate reductase family protein translates to MATVLYMSVSVDGYVSTPDDFLGGDDGNRLHDWYAPGGDEDALTGEAKALAGELDRIGSVVTGRRTAELMDHWGGDVHNGVPIFIPSHRPPGPAARWGYPNVTYVLDGITSAMKQAVAAAGDRDVYVQGGYTAQKALEEGVLDEIQLHLIPVLLGGGHRLFDVLPSEIELEIVKVIDTPHATHIRYRVLR, encoded by the coding sequence ATGGCCACCGTGCTGTACATGTCGGTGTCGGTCGACGGATACGTGTCGACGCCCGACGACTTCCTCGGCGGGGACGACGGCAACCGGCTGCACGACTGGTACGCACCCGGCGGAGACGAGGATGCACTGACCGGCGAGGCCAAAGCCCTCGCGGGAGAGCTCGACCGGATCGGCTCGGTGGTCACCGGGCGACGCACCGCGGAATTGATGGACCATTGGGGCGGCGACGTCCACAACGGCGTTCCCATCTTCATCCCGAGCCATCGGCCGCCCGGGCCGGCAGCCCGCTGGGGCTACCCGAACGTGACCTACGTGCTCGACGGCATCACGAGCGCGATGAAACAGGCGGTCGCCGCCGCAGGCGATCGCGATGTGTACGTCCAGGGCGGCTACACCGCACAGAAGGCGCTCGAAGAAGGGGTGCTGGATGAGATCCAGCTCCACCTGATCCCGGTGCTGCTGGGCGGCGGGCATCGCCTGTTCGACGTGCTGCCTTCCGAGATCGAGCTCGAGATCGTGAAGGTCATCGACACGCCGCATGCCACCCACATCCGTTACCGGGTACTGCGCTGA
- a CDS encoding dihydrofolate reductase family protein translates to MSIVVANQTITADGYAAGINQTEERPFGEDGGDGWGDRLHAWMFDQGDENRAEVEQMTGARAHIMGRNMFGPVRGEWDRDWNGWWGDNPPFHAPVFVLTHHARDPQPMEGGTTYHFVTDGIESALAQAREAAGDSEISIQGGADTINQYLAAGLVDELRLHIVPFTLGAGARLFDGVPPLDLEQVSARAASTVVHVTYRVSRKTTGSN, encoded by the coding sequence GTGAGCATCGTCGTCGCCAATCAGACCATCACCGCCGACGGCTACGCCGCCGGCATCAACCAGACCGAGGAGCGCCCGTTCGGCGAGGACGGCGGAGACGGATGGGGTGACCGGCTCCACGCGTGGATGTTCGACCAGGGCGACGAGAACCGAGCCGAGGTCGAGCAGATGACCGGCGCCCGCGCACACATCATGGGGCGCAACATGTTCGGTCCGGTCCGCGGCGAGTGGGACCGTGACTGGAACGGGTGGTGGGGCGACAATCCGCCGTTCCATGCTCCGGTGTTCGTGCTCACCCACCACGCGCGCGACCCGCAGCCCATGGAGGGCGGCACGACGTATCACTTCGTCACGGACGGCATCGAGTCGGCGCTCGCGCAGGCGCGCGAAGCGGCGGGCGACAGCGAGATCTCGATCCAGGGCGGCGCGGACACGATCAACCAGTACCTCGCGGCCGGGCTGGTCGACGAACTGCGGCTGCACATCGTCCCGTTCACTCTCGGTGCCGGCGCCCGCCTGTTCGACGGTGTGCCTCCGCTCGATCTGGAACAGGTGTCCGCCCGCGCGGCGAGCACGGTCGTCCATGTCACGTATCGGGTGTCGCGGAAAACGACGGGGAGCAACTGA
- a CDS encoding MBL fold metallo-hydrolase, whose amino-acid sequence MTVTPIRVASLLVGEDERLPVFVHLVDHPDVRILVDTGLTALHPAVADMDPQLEPLTEHADVGLDSITAVVNTHLHFDHCGGNHLFAGRPIYVQRAELEDARTQEDYTIREWVDAPGVEYTPVDGELELLPGVRLVPAPGHTRGSQIVVVETGERPIVIAGDTAVWFGELDTPETEGQRLIRSFEPQQVWLAHAAEPWSA is encoded by the coding sequence ATGACTGTCACCCCGATCCGCGTCGCCAGCCTGCTCGTGGGGGAGGATGAGCGGCTTCCGGTGTTCGTCCATCTCGTCGACCACCCGGACGTCCGCATCCTGGTCGACACCGGGCTGACGGCGCTGCATCCTGCTGTCGCCGACATGGATCCGCAGCTGGAGCCTCTCACCGAGCACGCGGACGTCGGCCTCGACAGCATCACCGCGGTCGTCAACACGCACCTGCACTTCGACCACTGCGGCGGGAACCACCTCTTCGCCGGACGCCCGATCTACGTGCAGCGGGCGGAACTCGAGGATGCGCGCACGCAGGAGGACTACACGATCCGGGAGTGGGTGGATGCGCCCGGCGTCGAGTACACGCCGGTCGACGGCGAACTCGAGCTCCTGCCCGGCGTCCGCTTGGTCCCGGCGCCCGGGCACACGCGAGGCTCCCAGATCGTCGTGGTGGAGACGGGGGAGCGGCCCATCGTCATCGCCGGCGACACGGCCGTGTGGTTCGGTGAGCTCGATACCCCGGAGACCGAAGGCCAGCGCCTCATCCGCTCCTTCGAGCCGCAGCAGGTGTGGCTCGCGCACGCTGCGGAGCCCTGGTCCGCGTAG
- a CDS encoding trypsin-like peptidase domain-containing protein, with protein MSNADANPDAGALDAYSTVVVRVAAAVSPAVAAVTARTARGVGLGSATVVSAEGHLLTSAHVVESATSVDLAFGDGTRVRARVVGRDPLSDLAILKADEPTPPPVELGDAAALQVGQLVVAVGNPFGLAGSVTAGIVSALGRSLPTRAGRVVDEVIQTDAALNPGNSGGALADSSARMIGVNTAVAGTGLGLAVPVNATSRQIMNTLMHEGRVRRGWLGIAGAEIALQEAVARKAGARTGIQVMTVVPSSPADLAGVRPGDVLISLDRTPIHSVADLQRLMIASTIGRRLELTVWRNGALVDAVVEPTELADA; from the coding sequence ATGTCGAATGCCGATGCCAATCCCGATGCGGGCGCCTTGGACGCGTACTCCACGGTGGTCGTGCGCGTCGCCGCCGCCGTGAGCCCGGCGGTCGCCGCCGTGACCGCGCGCACGGCCCGAGGCGTGGGCCTCGGCAGCGCCACGGTCGTCTCGGCCGAGGGACACCTCCTGACCAGTGCGCACGTCGTGGAGAGCGCGACGAGCGTCGACCTGGCCTTCGGGGACGGAACCAGGGTGCGGGCGCGAGTCGTCGGGCGCGACCCGCTGTCCGACCTCGCGATCCTGAAAGCCGACGAACCCACGCCGCCACCGGTCGAGCTGGGCGACGCCGCCGCACTTCAGGTCGGACAGCTCGTGGTCGCGGTCGGCAATCCGTTCGGCCTGGCGGGAAGCGTGACAGCCGGAATCGTGTCTGCGCTCGGTCGCTCGCTGCCGACCCGCGCCGGGCGGGTGGTCGACGAGGTCATCCAGACCGACGCCGCCCTGAACCCCGGGAACAGCGGTGGAGCGCTCGCGGACAGCTCGGCCCGCATGATCGGTGTGAACACCGCCGTCGCGGGAACCGGGTTGGGGCTCGCCGTGCCCGTGAACGCGACGAGCAGGCAGATCATGAACACCCTCATGCATGAGGGGCGCGTGCGCCGCGGCTGGCTCGGCATCGCGGGCGCGGAGATCGCGCTCCAGGAGGCGGTCGCCCGCAAGGCCGGCGCCCGCACCGGAATCCAGGTCATGACCGTCGTGCCGAGCAGCCCGGCGGACCTCGCGGGCGTCCGGCCCGGCGACGTGCTGATCTCGCTCGACCGGACGCCGATCCACTCGGTTGCAGACCTGCAGCGTCTGATGATCGCCAGCACCATCGGACGCCGCCTCGAGTTGACCGTGTGGCGCAACGGTGCCCTCGTCGACGCGGTCGTCGAACCCACGGAGCTCGCTGACGCGTGA
- a CDS encoding DUF308 domain-containing protein — MSATDPTDPMLHEFSLDAQHMTRTAINAVRTALGVSGAVSLILGIVLLFWPEKTLSVLAIFLGIYFLVAGIMRLGIGIFTRGMRGGSRALNIVLGVLLIFAGIVALKNVSAAAVTLVIFAIAFIGVGWIIDGVMALAESGRAASSGWAIAFGILSIIAGIVVLVLPASSAVFLLFFAAFSLIVLGVIGIVRAFTFGREVLKATDSPAASPRVA; from the coding sequence ATGAGCGCTACAGATCCGACCGACCCGATGCTGCATGAATTCTCGCTGGATGCCCAGCACATGACCCGTACGGCCATCAACGCCGTACGCACGGCGCTCGGCGTCAGCGGCGCCGTCTCGCTGATCCTCGGCATCGTCCTGCTGTTCTGGCCCGAGAAGACGCTGTCGGTGCTGGCGATCTTCCTCGGGATCTACTTCTTGGTCGCCGGGATCATGCGTCTCGGGATCGGCATCTTCACCCGCGGGATGCGCGGCGGGTCCAGAGCGCTCAACATCGTTCTCGGAGTCCTGCTCATCTTCGCCGGCATCGTCGCGCTGAAGAACGTCTCAGCGGCAGCGGTGACGCTGGTGATCTTCGCCATCGCGTTCATCGGCGTCGGTTGGATCATCGACGGCGTCATGGCGCTGGCCGAATCCGGACGCGCCGCGTCGTCCGGCTGGGCCATCGCGTTCGGCATCCTGAGCATCATCGCCGGAATCGTCGTGCTGGTGCTGCCTGCGTCGTCCGCGGTGTTCCTGCTGTTCTTCGCGGCGTTCTCGCTGATCGTCCTGGGCGTGATCGGGATCGTGCGGGCATTCACTTTCGGACGCGAGGTGCTGAAGGCGACCGACTCCCCTGCCGCCTCGCCCCGCGTCGCCTGA
- a CDS encoding S9 family peptidase, with the protein MKPADLGLLTGVSTPTVHPGGAKAVVSVTRPSLEADATVGQLWSIPLTGHAAPRLLTRGFRDTAPRFSPDGRLLAFLRAEPKKPPQLFVVDAAGGEPVAVTDRTLGVSEFAWSPDARTLAFVSRVPEQGRYGTVEGIDPNGEPARRIDTLKYQANGLGYVTDRRAHVFTVPVPDVWAAPIPDPAPKPDGSTDPAPSVAEPRQLTDGPWDDGAISFSPDGRSIAFVSERHASRDLDLRSNVFLVPIDGGEARDLTGSHGSYSVIAAHYADGGALFFTAQDVGQTGRDFVAKNAALYVIDAAGSAPRRLTDPESVDFTESDIAPRADDSVLVLDRSRGALVLTEVNTAGESRRLTDDHTVVGGADAAGETIVASFADVRTTGDVAVVEGAGLRRLTDFSAPLRSTGIIEPRELTVTGRDGYPVHGWVLVPEGDGPHPVLLNIHGGPFASYTHALFDEAQVYAAAGYAVVMSNPRGSAGYGQEHGRVIRQRMGTVDLTDVLDFLDGAIAEVPGLDAERVGIMGGSYGGYLTAWTIAHDHRFAAAIVERGFLDPDAFVGTSDIGSFFGDEYTGTDPELMRSQSPQAVVDQVRTPTLVLHSSHDLRCPLGQAERYYAALKRRGVETELVIFPGEDHELSRSGRPRHRRERFDIILDWWAQHLPSRSNHR; encoded by the coding sequence GTGAAGCCCGCCGATCTCGGTCTGCTGACCGGCGTCTCGACGCCGACGGTCCACCCCGGCGGCGCGAAGGCCGTGGTGTCGGTGACCCGGCCGTCCCTGGAAGCCGACGCGACGGTCGGGCAGCTGTGGAGCATCCCGCTCACCGGTCACGCCGCGCCGCGCCTGCTGACCCGCGGGTTCCGCGACACGGCGCCGCGATTCTCGCCCGACGGACGCCTGCTGGCGTTCCTCCGTGCCGAGCCCAAGAAGCCGCCGCAGCTGTTCGTCGTCGACGCCGCCGGCGGCGAGCCGGTCGCCGTCACCGACCGCACCCTCGGCGTCTCCGAATTCGCCTGGTCGCCCGACGCGCGGACGCTCGCCTTCGTCAGCCGTGTGCCCGAACAGGGCCGCTACGGCACGGTCGAGGGCATCGACCCGAACGGGGAGCCCGCCCGCCGGATCGATACTTTGAAATATCAGGCGAACGGTCTCGGGTACGTCACCGACCGGCGCGCCCACGTCTTCACCGTGCCGGTGCCGGATGTGTGGGCTGCGCCCATCCCGGATCCCGCACCGAAACCGGACGGGTCGACCGATCCCGCGCCGTCGGTCGCCGAGCCGCGTCAGCTGACCGATGGTCCGTGGGACGACGGCGCGATCTCGTTCTCGCCGGACGGCCGGAGCATCGCCTTCGTCTCAGAACGGCACGCCAGCCGCGACCTCGACCTCCGGTCGAACGTGTTCCTCGTTCCGATCGATGGGGGAGAGGCGCGTGATCTGACCGGCTCGCACGGGTCGTACAGCGTGATCGCCGCGCACTACGCCGACGGTGGCGCCCTGTTCTTCACCGCGCAGGATGTCGGCCAGACCGGGCGCGACTTCGTCGCGAAGAACGCCGCCCTGTACGTGATCGACGCCGCTGGTTCCGCGCCGCGCCGGCTGACCGACCCGGAATCGGTCGACTTCACCGAGTCCGACATCGCGCCGCGAGCCGATGACTCGGTGCTCGTGCTCGACCGCAGTCGCGGTGCGCTCGTGCTCACCGAGGTGAACACGGCGGGGGAGAGCCGGCGTCTCACCGACGACCACACGGTCGTGGGCGGTGCGGATGCGGCGGGTGAGACGATCGTGGCCTCGTTCGCCGACGTGCGGACGACCGGAGACGTCGCCGTCGTTGAGGGCGCCGGTCTGCGCCGCCTGACCGACTTCTCGGCTCCGCTGCGCTCGACAGGCATCATCGAGCCACGTGAGCTCACGGTCACCGGCCGCGACGGCTATCCCGTGCACGGCTGGGTGCTGGTCCCCGAGGGCGACGGGCCGCATCCCGTGCTTCTCAACATCCACGGCGGGCCGTTCGCCTCGTACACGCACGCGCTCTTCGACGAGGCGCAGGTGTACGCCGCGGCCGGCTATGCGGTCGTGATGTCGAACCCGCGCGGTTCGGCCGGCTACGGTCAGGAGCACGGCCGGGTCATCCGTCAGCGGATGGGCACGGTCGACCTCACGGACGTGCTCGACTTCCTCGACGGCGCCATCGCCGAGGTCCCGGGCCTCGACGCCGAGCGCGTCGGGATCATGGGCGGCTCGTACGGCGGCTACCTCACGGCCTGGACGATCGCGCACGATCACCGCTTCGCCGCGGCGATCGTGGAGCGCGGATTCCTCGACCCGGACGCCTTCGTCGGAACCAGCGACATCGGCAGCTTCTTCGGCGACGAGTACACCGGCACGGACCCCGAGCTGATGCGGTCGCAGAGTCCGCAGGCCGTGGTCGACCAGGTGCGCACGCCGACGCTCGTGCTGCACTCGTCGCACGATCTGCGCTGCCCGCTCGGGCAGGCCGAGCGCTACTACGCGGCGCTCAAGCGCAGGGGAGTGGAGACCGAGCTCGTCATCTTCCCGGGCGAGGACCACGAGCTGAGCCGGAGCGGGCGGCCGCGCCACCGCCGGGAGCGGTTCGACATCATCCTCGACTGGTGGGCGCAGCACCTCCCGAGCCGCAGCAACCACCGGTAG
- a CDS encoding SDR family oxidoreductase, with protein MANPLSPGSLTGKRALVTGSSRGIGADTAQYLAEAGASVVINYRNKEARAQKLVDSIVEQGGTAIAVGADLTDSDSVAAMFRTVADAWGGLDILVLNASGGMESGMAEDYAMQLNRDAQVNTLTAALPLLGDGARVVFVTSHQAHFIRTTPTMPEYEAVALSKRAGEDALRALLPSLTEKGVEFVVVSGDMIEGTITATLLNRLNPGAIDARKEAAGRLYNVSEFAAEVASAVVDPIPADHTRLVGDVSSFTPVVE; from the coding sequence GTGGCAAACCCCCTTTCACCTGGTTCGCTGACGGGCAAGCGCGCCCTCGTCACCGGCTCGTCGCGCGGGATCGGCGCCGACACCGCGCAGTACCTCGCCGAGGCGGGCGCGAGTGTCGTCATCAACTACCGCAACAAGGAGGCGCGGGCCCAGAAGCTCGTCGACTCGATCGTGGAGCAGGGCGGGACGGCCATCGCCGTCGGCGCCGACCTGACCGACTCCGACTCCGTCGCGGCCATGTTCCGGACGGTCGCCGACGCGTGGGGCGGCCTCGACATCCTCGTGCTCAATGCCTCCGGCGGCATGGAGTCCGGCATGGCAGAGGACTACGCCATGCAGCTCAACCGCGACGCCCAGGTGAACACGCTCACCGCGGCGCTCCCGCTTCTCGGCGACGGAGCGCGCGTCGTGTTCGTCACCAGCCACCAGGCGCACTTCATCCGCACGACGCCGACCATGCCCGAGTACGAGGCCGTGGCGCTGAGCAAGCGGGCGGGGGAGGATGCGCTGCGCGCGCTGCTCCCGTCGCTCACCGAGAAGGGCGTCGAGTTCGTCGTCGTCTCCGGCGACATGATCGAGGGCACCATCACGGCCACCCTGCTCAACCGTCTCAACCCGGGCGCCATCGACGCCCGCAAGGAGGCCGCCGGCCGCCTCTACAACGTCAGCGAGTTCGCGGCCGAGGTCGCGTCCGCCGTCGTCGACCCCATCCCCGCCGACCACACGCGCCTCGTCGGCGACGTGTCCAGCTTCACGCCGGTCGTCGAGTGA
- a CDS encoding NfeD family protein — protein MDITSFAWIVWLVLILIFVIIEMLTLDFVFLMIAIGSLGGLVSGLFGAPWWLQLIIAAILSVVLIFFIRPPLLRALKRGGDPAKSNIDRLIGMGGVVVSTVTRTTGLVKLQVGETWTSRLADSAFTGGGRGELVPGEHVVVVSIEGATAVVAPAPVSAGTDGLTERITP, from the coding sequence ATGGACATCACGTCCTTCGCCTGGATCGTCTGGCTCGTCCTCATCCTGATCTTCGTGATCATCGAGATGCTGACGCTCGACTTCGTCTTCCTGATGATCGCCATCGGCAGCCTCGGCGGCCTCGTCTCCGGCCTGTTCGGCGCACCCTGGTGGCTGCAGCTGATCATCGCCGCGATCCTGTCCGTCGTCCTGATCTTCTTCATCCGGCCGCCGCTGCTCCGCGCACTGAAGCGCGGAGGCGATCCCGCCAAGAGCAACATCGACCGCCTGATCGGGATGGGCGGGGTCGTCGTCTCGACCGTCACCCGGACCACGGGGCTGGTGAAGCTCCAGGTCGGCGAGACCTGGACATCGCGGCTCGCCGACAGCGCCTTCACCGGCGGCGGTCGCGGGGAGCTCGTGCCCGGGGAGCACGTCGTCGTCGTCTCGATCGAGGGAGCGACCGCCGTCGTCGCGCCCGCACCGGTCTCCGCAGGTACCGACGGCCTCACCGAGAGGATCACTCCGTGA
- a CDS encoding SPFH domain-containing protein codes for MNDPSQLILTIVVSIIVLIIAIFVLVTLFRAIRIIPQARAGVVERLGRYHKTLMPGLNVVVPFIDKVRPLIDMREQVVSFPPQPVITEDNLVVSIDTVVYFQVTDARAATYEIANYLGAVEQLTTTTLRNVVGGLNLEEALTSRDNINGQLRLVLDEATGKWGIRVSRVELKAIDPPTSIQDSMEKQMRAERDRRAVILTAEGTKQSEILNAEGLRQAAILKAEGDAKAAVLRAEGEAQAITTVFGAIHQGNPDNLLLAYQYLQTLPKLAEGPANKLWIIPSELTEALKGIGQAFGPGAGAQQPPSTGAAPGSATPPAPAAETGPAAPTAP; via the coding sequence GTGAACGATCCCAGCCAGCTGATCCTGACCATCGTGGTCAGCATCATCGTCCTGATCATCGCGATCTTCGTGCTGGTCACGCTGTTCCGTGCGATCCGGATCATCCCGCAGGCGCGCGCCGGCGTGGTCGAGCGGCTCGGCCGGTACCACAAGACGTTGATGCCCGGACTCAACGTCGTCGTCCCGTTCATCGACAAGGTGCGGCCGCTGATCGACATGCGCGAGCAGGTCGTCTCGTTCCCGCCGCAGCCGGTCATCACCGAGGACAACCTGGTCGTCTCCATCGACACGGTCGTGTACTTCCAGGTGACGGATGCGCGCGCCGCCACGTACGAGATCGCCAACTACCTGGGCGCGGTCGAGCAGCTCACCACGACGACCCTCCGCAACGTGGTCGGCGGACTGAACCTCGAAGAGGCGCTGACCAGCCGCGACAACATCAACGGTCAGCTGCGGCTCGTGCTCGACGAGGCCACCGGCAAGTGGGGCATCCGCGTCTCCCGCGTCGAGCTCAAGGCGATCGATCCGCCCACGTCCATCCAGGACTCGATGGAGAAGCAGATGCGCGCGGAACGTGACCGCCGCGCTGTCATCCTGACGGCCGAGGGCACGAAGCAGTCCGAGATCCTCAACGCCGAGGGTCTGCGGCAGGCCGCGATCCTCAAGGCGGAGGGCGACGCGAAAGCGGCTGTGCTCCGCGCCGAGGGCGAGGCGCAGGCGATCACGACGGTATTCGGCGCGATCCACCAGGGCAACCCGGACAACCTCCTGCTCGCCTACCAGTACCTCCAGACGCTCCCGAAGCTCGCCGAGGGGCCCGCGAACAAGCTGTGGATCATCCCGAGCGAGCTGACCGAAGCCCTGAAGGGCATCGGCCAGGCCTTCGGGCCGGGCGCTGGTGCGCAGCAGCCGCCGTCGACGGGAGCCGCGCCGGGCTCTGCCACGCCGCCCGCGCCGGCGGCCGAGACCGGGCCGGCGGCACCGACCGCGCCGTGA